The nucleotide window GATCCTGGAGAACGTCGACGGGGTGCGCGCGGCGGCCGAGCGGGGCCACGCGCTCTTCGGCACCACCGACTCGTGGGTGCTGTGGAACCTCACCGGCGGTCCCAACGGCGGCATCCACGCCACCGACGTCACCAATGCCAGCCGCACCATGCTGATGGACCTGGAGACGCTGGACTGGGACGACGAACTGCTGGAGATCTTCGGCGTGCCCCGGGCGATGCTGCCGCGGATCCACTCCTCCGCCGACCCCGAGGCGTTCGGCCAGGCCCGCACGAGCCGGCCGCTGCGGACCCCGGTGCCCATCACCGCGGTCCTCGGCGATCAGCAGGCGGCCACCGTGGGCCAGGTGTGCTTCACCCCGGGTGAGGCCAAGAACACCTACGGCACCGGCAACTTCCTGCTGCTCAACACCGGGACGGAGCCGGTGCGTTCGCGGCACGGGCTGATCACCACGGTCTGCTACCGGTTCGGCGAGGGCCCCGCGGTGTACGCGCTGGAGGGGTCGATCGCGGTGACCGGATCGGCGGTGCAGTGGCTGCGTGACCAGATGCGGACGATCCGGGACGCGGCGGAGAGCGAGACGCTGGCCCGTACCGTCCAGGACAGCGGCGGGATCTACTTCGTGCCGGCGTTCTCCGGGCTCTTCGCCCCCTACTGGCGCTCCGACGCGCGCGGGGCCATCGTCGGCCTCGCCCGCTACCACACCAACGGCCACCTGGCCCGGGCCACCCTGGAGTCCATCTGCTACCAGAGCCGGGACGTGGTGGAGGCGATGGCCCAGGACTCCGGGGTGCGCCTGGACGTCCTCAAGGTGGACGGCGGGGTGACCGCCAACGACCTGTGCATGCAGACCCAGGCCGATGTGCTCGGCGTCCCGGTCAGCCGTCCGGTGGTCGCCGAGACGACGGCGCTGGGCGCGGCGTACGCGGCCGGGCTCGCCGCCGGGTTCTGGCGCGACACCGACGAGCTGCGGGAGCACTGGCACGAGTCGAAGCGCTGGGAGCCGCGGTGGAGCGAGGAGCGGCGGGCCGAGGGGTACGCGGGCTGGAAGAAGGCGGTGCGGCGCACGCTGGACTGGGTGGAGGTGTGACCACGCACACCACGGGTCACCGCGGGGCGGGGTGATACGCGTCATTTCGCCGGATCGCCCGGATGGGTAGGGTGGCGCGATCGTAGCGGGCGGCGAGCAGGAGACGCCCGGCGAGCGCGAGAGGGGAATCCGGCGCCCATGGCTGCCGACCTGTCCGGTGTCATCGCCGCGACCACGCAGTGGCTCACCCGTTCCTACCCGGTGACCGGTGGCGCGCTGGACGCCGCGCTGGCGCAGGCCCAGGCCCGTCAGGCGGTGACCGCCGCGGCCTGGCTGCGCTATCCCTCCCAGGCCGACGCCGCGCTGCTGGAGCTGCTCGGTCCGGGTGGCTCGGCGGCGCTGGACCGGCTCACCGGTTCCGGCGCCGCGGCTGCCGACGTCCCCGGCGCCGGTGAGGCGTGGCGCAGCTGGGTGGACGAGGTGGTGGCGAGCTGGGCGGCGTGCCTGCTCACCGACGCTCCGCTGGCCCGGGCCGCGGTGGCCGCGCTCGACGGGTGCGAGCACGCCGCGGGGCTGCCGTTCGAGTTCCGCCGGCTGACCGCCCCGGACCCGCACGACCGGCACGCCGCGCCGCTGCTGCGCCACCCCGATCTGCTGGCGCCGGTCGCCGCGCTGCACCGCTCCGAGCTGCTGCGCCGGCTGTCGGCCGGCCACGCCGCGGAGACCGAAGCCGCGGCCTGAGCGCGTCCCGCCCGCAGCCGCACCGCCGTCGGCCGTGCGGCTGGTCCCTGCCGACGTCTTGACGCGGGGAGTTGGTCTAGTCCAACGTCTGGTCCAGGCCTGTTCGACTCCCCCACCGCTCGTCGTCAGGAGACCGGCATGACCCCAACTCTCCGGCGTCGGTGGCGTGTCGCGCTGACCGCCGGCGTCACCGCCGCCACGGCCACCGCCGTGGCGGCGGCCATGAGTCCGACCGCCGCCGACGCGATGGCCTCCCCCGCCCCCGCCGCCACCGCCCAGCTCCTCACCAACCCCGGCTTCGAGACCGGCACCCTGTCCGGCTGGAACTGCTCGCCCCAGGACAAGGTGGTCACCACGCCGGTCGCCGAGGGCTCCTACGCCCTCGCGGCCACCCCGAGCGGCGGCGACTACGCGCAGTGCGCGCAGACCGTCGCCGTCCGCCCCGGATCGACGTATACGCTCACCGCCCAGGTACAGGGGTCGTACGTCTACCTCGGCGCCACCGGCACCGGCACCACCGATCCCAGCACCTGGACCTCCTCCGCCTCGTGGGCGCCGTTGTCCACCACGTTCACCACCGGCCCCGCGACCACCTCGGTGACGGTGTGGGTGCACGGCTGGTACGGGCAGGGCACGTTCGGCGCCGACGCGCTGTCGCTGACCGGTCCCCCGCCCGCCGACGGCACCCCCACACCGACCCCGACGCCCACACCGACGCCCACGCCGACCCCGACTCCCACGCCCCCGGGCGGCACCGGCGCCTTCCAGCACCCGGCCTACCTCATGCCGCTGGACAACAGCCCGCAGTCGGTCACCGACATCGTCCAGGGCTCCGGCGAGAAGCAGTTCCTGCTCGCCTTCGTGCTGGACTCCGGCGGCTGCACCCCGGCCTGGGACGGGGACCCCGCCCACACCGTGGCCGCCGACACCACCGTGCGCGCCGACGTCGACGCCGTCCGGGCGGCCGGCGGCGACGTGGCGGTCTCCTTCGGCGGCTACAACGGCACGGAACTGGGCGCCAGTTGCGGCGGACCGGCCGCCCTGGCCGCGGCCTACCAGCAGGTCGTCGACGCCTACCGGCTCACCCGGATCGACCTGGACTGGGAGGGCGACGACCTGGACGCCGACATGGCGGTGCGCTGGGCCGCGATCAAGACGCTGGAGCAGCACGACCCGGGGCTCGACGTCACCCTGACCATCCCGATGACCAGCGTCGGCCTGCCCGACACCGGCAAGGACGAGATACGCCAGGCCATCGCGGCCGGCGCCCGGATCGACGTCGTCAACATCATGGACTTCGACTTCGGCCTCACCGCCGGCACCGAGACCGACGCCGCCGAGACCGTGGCCGACGACGTCAACACCCAGCTCCAGGCGCTCTACGGCTGGGACTCCGCCACCGCCTGGGCGCACACCTCGATCCAGCTCATGAACGGCCACACCGACCAGCCCAGCGAGCTGTTCACCCAGGACACCTTCACCGCGCTGCTGGCCTTCGCCCAGTCCAAGCACGTGGCCGCCTTCACCTACTGGGACGTCAACCGCGACCGGGCCTGTGACCCCAACACCGAGCACCGCTGGGCGGACGGCGCGTGCAGCAGCGTTCCGCAGAACCCGTGGGACTTCACCCGGATCGTCACCCGCTACACCGGCTGAACCGGCGCACCGGGCACGCGGATGCGGGGGCAGACTGGACCCATGTGCCGCAGCATCCGCACCCTCCGCCCGCCCATGACCCCCGACGTCACCGAGGAGGAGATCCACGCCGCCGCGTTGCAGTACGTACGCAAGGTCTCCGGCTTCCGCGCGCCGGCGGCCCACAACCGCGCGGCGTTCGACGCCGCGGTGACCGCCGTCACCGACGCCACCCGGCACCTGCTGGCCTCCCTGGAGGTACGCGGCGCCGGCCCGGCCGCACCGCGCGCATGACGACGGCGGCCGGGACCCGTAAGGGGTCCCGGCCGCCGTTCACGCGGGGTGGTCCGCCGGTGGCTCAGCGCGCGGGGAAGGCGTAGCCGTAGCCCTGCGCGTCGAGTTGGTCGAGCAGCCGGGCGAGGGCCGCCACGGTCTGCGAGCGGTCGCCGCCACCGTCGTGCATGAGGATGACCGCGCCCGGCCGCAGGTTGCTGTTGACATTGCGCAGGATGCCGTCGACGCCGGGGCGCCGCCAGTCGTTGGCGTCGTCGGTCCAGCCCAGCGGGCGCAGCCCGTGGTCGGCGGCGATGCCGCGGATCATCGGCGAGAAGTCGCCGCCGGGGGCGCGGTAGTACCACACCTTGCCGCCGTTCCCGGCGGCGCCGGCTATGTCGTTCTGGGCGTCGACGATCTCGTGGACGTTGTAGTCGAACCCCTTGCCGCTCTGCTTCTCGTCGTGGTGCACCGAGTGGTCGCACAGCCGGTCGCCGGCCGCGACGATCTCCTTCGTGAGGTAAGGGTAACGCTGCGCGTTGGGGCCGATCTCGCAGAAGGTGGCCTTGGCGTGGTGCTTGGCGAGCAGCGCGAGCACCTGCGGGGTCCAGCGCGGGTCGGGCCCGTCGTCGAAGGTGAGCGCCACCGACTTGCCGCCGCCCTCCACCCCGTGCGAGATGGTCAGCGGGACGGTGGCCGACGAGCCGGGTGCCTTGCCGGGGGCCGCGCCGGAGGCGCCGGCCGGGTGCGACGGCGTGCCCGGGGCCTTGCCGGCCGGGGCCGACGCCTTCCCGTCGGACGCCGGGGCCGAGGAGGCCGGCGAGGACGGGCCCGACGGCTGCCGCGAGGGCTTCGCCGGGGCGGAAGCGGACGCCGGAGCGGCGGACGGGGTGGCTGGTGAGGAGGGGGCGACGCGTGCCGACGTCGCAGTGCTGTGCGCACCCGAGTGGGTACCGCACGCGGTGAGCGCGCCACCGCCGAGCGTCGCCACGAGCGCGGCGGCTGCCATCGCTTTGGCCCTGGCCGTTGCCACTGTTCTACCTCCGAGGGCACGCCGGGTGCCCGGATCGCTGGTGGGTCTGAGGAACGCGGATGATGCCGGCCCGGACGGCGGTGTCCGGTGGCCGGTCGTAGGGGGAAGGCCGGTGCGGGCCGGCCGTGGTGGAGCCGGTCGCCTTCGGGCGGACCGGCGAGGGGTGCGGATGACACGGGCGGACGGGCACGGAGGCCTGGTCGGGGAACCGGGTGCGCCCGCCTGTCGGGGGGCGCCGCATGCCGCGTCGGTGCCGAGGACCGCCCCGCGCACCGGCCTCGGGGCCGGCGGACGGCACGGCCGGGGCGGCGCCCCGGGCACGTCACTCGCACTTTTCCGATTTGCACCCGGTTGGGTCGGTCCACCCTAAACGAGAAGGGCGCGCGCGCCCCAGGGCGTACCGCGCATCAGTGGTGTGATTTATCTCCCTACAGGCGCACGACGAACCAACCCGGCGCCAATTACGTCTCCATGGTCGACTGAGCCCCGGCACGGGCGTCGTGGGCTCCCCGGTCATGGCACGGAAGCCGCCGGGGGACAGGGGGTTGGGCCATGAAGTGGGGCAAAGCGGCGTTGGCCGTGGGGAGCGCGGGGCTGCTGTGCGGCATGGTTCCGGCGGGGACGGCACTGGCCGCGCCGACCGCGCCGGAACGGGACAAGCCGGTGGTGATCCTCAACGGCAACCTCGACGCCAGGCCGGGCGAACTGGTGGACATCGCGCTGGACGGCGTCGGCCACAAGGCGGGCTCGCACGGCGTGACCGCCTCGTCACCGGCGTTCCACGGCCCGGTGCGGCTGCGCTGGCACAGCGACGCGTACGGCTCGGGCTGGGACGCGCTGGTGGCGCTGCCGATGACCGACAAGCCCGGCTGGTACCGGGTGAACGTCGCGGTGGGCGGCCGGGTGGTGGGCCACGACCAGATACAGGTGGTGCGTTCGCAGCGGCCGTCGTTCGCGGTACGGGCCTCCGACACCGTGGCCCGCCCGGGCGAGCGGCTGTGGGCCGGCTTCGACGACCTGTACCCGGGCGAGACCGGGCGGGACTTCACCGTCTCCTCCCGGGCACTGGCGAAGCCGGTGCGCCTGGTGCACGACAAGACCACGGACTTCTACAACCCCCGGGCGTTCAGCGCCCGTCCGCAGTTGCCGGCCGGTGTCAAGGACGGCACCTACGCCTTCGTGCTCTCCGGTCCGCACGGAGTGATCAAGTCGGTGCGGCTCACCGTGCGGGCGGCCCGCCCGGGCGACCCCGACTACCGCGGCGTGACCCGTGGCCCGTCGTTCTACGCGCCGGGCAACGGCCCGGGTGACGGTCCGGACGCCAAGGTCCGCTCCGGCGGCCGGATCGGCGTGGTGTGGCGGGACCGCTACCCGGACGCCGGTGAGGACGAGCGGCTGGTGGCCACCTCCCCCGCCTTCACCGCGCCGCTCAAGCTGCGCCTGGACGACAGCAAGGGCGCCGACGGGGACGACCCGCGCTACATCGGCGTCGCCCGGGTCCGCACCGGACTGCGCCCGGGCAGCTACCCGGTCACCGTGGTCAGCCACCACGGCCGGGTGGTCAAGACCCGCCGGCTCACCGTCACCGCCGCCCCCGCGGCACACGGCGACGCGGGGCGGCCGACGGTCACCGAGATGGGCGTCGGCGCCGGGGCGCTGGCGCTCGGGCTGACCGGGGTGGGCCTGGCGGTACGCAACCGCCGCTCGACGCGTACCCCGCACGACGCCTGACCGGAGCCGGGCCTAGCGCCCGGACGGGACCGGCCGCGCCGTCCGCCTGTCGCCCGCGGACGGCGCGGCCCCGCCACCTCCGTGGCCGTCGGCGGCCCGGCGTGGGACGCTGGACGCAAGGACACGAGAGGGGCCGCCACCGAGGAGACTCGGGAGGGGCGATGGGACGAGAGGTCCCCCGGCTCGACTTCACCCGCGACGACCGCCGCCGGTACCGGGAGAAGATGCGCGCCTGCCTGGACGCCCTGGCGCTCATGCTGCGCGGCGTCCGGTTCGACCAGGAGCACCCGCAGGTCGGGCTGGAGCTGGAGCTCAACCTGGTGGACGACGACGCCGAGCCCGCCATGCGCAACACCGAGGTGCTGCGGGCCATCGCCGACCCGGCGTGGTCGACCGAGCTGGGCCGGTTCAACCTGGAGGTCGACATCCCGCCGCGCACCCTGACCGCCGGCGGACCGGGCGACTGGGAACGCGAGGTGCGCGCCGCCCTCAACCACGCCGAGGCGCGGGCCGCCGCGCTCGGGGTGCACCTGATCATGGTGGGCATCCTGCCGACCCTGCGGCAGCAGGACGTCGGGATCACCGCGCTCTCCGAGAACCCCCGCTACCACCTGCTCAACCAGCAGGTCTTCGCCGCCCGGGGCGAGGACCTGCGGATCGCCATCGACGGTCCGGACCGGCTGCGCACCTGGGCGGAGAGCATCACCCCGGAGGCCGCCTGCACCAGCACCCAGTTCCATCTCCAGGTGGCCCCACTGGAGTTCGCCGCCTGCTGGAACGCCGCCCAGGCGATCGCCGGGGTCCAGGTGGCGCTCGCCGCCAACTCGCCCTTCCTGTTCGGCAAGGAGCTGTGGCGGGAGACCCGGATCCCCCTCTTCGAGCAGGCCACCGACACCCGCGCGGTGGAGCTGAAGGAGCAGGGCGTGCGCCCCCGGGTGTGGTTCGGCGAGCGCTGGATCACCTCCGTCTTCGACCTGTTCGAGGAGAACGTGCGCTACTTCCCCGCCCTGCTGCCCATCTGCGACGAGGACGATCCGCTGCGCACCCTCCAGGACGGCGACACCCCCGCGCTGTCCGAACTCACCTTGCACAACGGCACCGTCTACCGCTGGAACCGCCCGGTGTACGACGTGGTGCACGGCGTTCCGCACCTGCGGGTGGAGAACCGGGTGCTGCCGGCCGGCCCCACCATGGCCGACGTGACCGCCAACGGCGCCTTCTACTACGGGCTGGTGCGCGCGCTGGCGGAGGAGGAACGCCCGGTGTGGTCGCGGATGTCGTTCGCCGCCGCCCGCGACAACCTGCACGCCGCGGCCCGGTACGGCATCGACGCGCGGCTGTACTGGCCGGGGATGGGCGAGGTGCCCGCCCCCGAACTCGTGCTGCGCCGCCTGCTGCCCCTGGCCCACCAGGGGCTGGAACGGGCCGGGGTGGACGCCGACTGGCGCGAGCCGATGCTCGGCATCGTGGAGCAGCGGTGCGTCACCGGACGCAACGGCGCCACCTGGCAGGCCGAGGCGTTCCACGCCGTCGACGACCGGTTCAACCTCGGCGTCCACCAGGCGCTGCGCCGGGTGACCGCCGACTACATGGAGTACATGCACCTCAACGTGCCGGTGCACACCTGGCCGGTCGACTGATCCCCCACCGCGTCGGAGCGGCGCACTGTAGCAACACCTCCGCCCCGGCGGGGCCGGATCGCGGTGAAGTCAGGAGAAAGGGGGATGCCGGGGCGTCCGCCGCCCGGGCGGTCGGCGGCGACACTAGCCTGCCGCGCGTGGAGATCTTCGCCGACACGCTCCGCCGATTCCCGCTCGTCGCCCGGCCCCGCCCCAACTGCCCGCCGCTGCGGATGCGGACGGACGAGCTGTGCGCGCTCGCGGAGGCCGCGGACCGGGACGACAGCCTGCCGCTGGCGTCCGCCGTGCACAACCAGGCCGCGCTGCTCGCCTCGGACGTGGGGCTGCCGGAGCTGGCCCGGGCCTGGTGCCGGCGGCACGCCGAGGTCTACCTGCGGGCCGTCCCGCTGTCCGCCGCCACCGCGCGCCAGGCGCTCGAACCGCTGGTCAACCTCGGCCGGTTACAGGTGCGGGACGGCGCCGCCGCGCACGCCGTGCGACTGCTGGACGCGGTGTACGAGGCGGTCGCCACCGGCCGGCCCACCGAGGTCGACGGGGTGGCGCTGCCGGCCGCGGAGCTGACCGCGACCGAGGGTGACCACGACGCGGTGGTGCGCTGGCTGTCCGGGGTCCGGCTCGCCGACGCCGTGCGCGCGCTGATCGGCTTGGGCCGCTGGCAGGACGCGGAGGCCCGGCTGCGGCGGCAGGGCGCGGTGGGGGCGCGGATGTCGGAGGGACGCCAGGTGGCGGTGGTCTGCCGGGTGCTCGCAGGCGACGCCGAGGGCGCGCTGGCGCTGGTGGGGCGGACGGTCGCGGGCGAGCCGTGGGAGGCCGCGGTGACCGCGTGCCTGGCCGCGCTGTGCCGGCGGGCGGACGGCCACCCCGCCGCCGCGGACGCCGACGCCGCGCTCGACGCCTGCCGCCGGCTCGACCTGCCGCCCCGCCTGACGGTCTTCGCCACCCGCCTCGCCCTCACCGCCGTCGACGTCAGCGGCGGCACCGGCCACCCCGGCGCCCGCGACCTCGCCCACGACCTCCTCGACCGCACCACCGGCCGCCGCGACGGCTACGCGGCCCGCGAGGTACTCGGACACCCCGGCTGCGCCGTATTTATGACGGAGCATCAGCTCAAGGAGCTGACCGACACCGTGGACGCCTGCGGCCTCGGCCACGGCTCCCTGCCGGCCGCGTCGCAGGCGGCGCTGTCCACCGCGCTGGAGACCGCCGAGGCCGTGATCGCCCGAGTCCTCACGGCAGGCGGCTGAGCCGGACGGCGGGGCAGTCGGCCACGACTCCCTGCCGACCGCCGGGGCCGTGGTCACCCGGGCCCTGACGGCAGGCGGTTGAGCCGGGGTGACCGTCCGGCACGCCGTGTGCTTCGATGCCGCCATGACCGGCAACCCCCTGGCCCCGCGCGTCCGTCGCCGCCGCGACGCCGACCTCGACGGCTGCGCCCGTGCCCTGCGCGCCGTCCACGAACACGACGGCTACCCCGTGGAGTGGCCCGCGGACCCGGTGGCGTGGCTGCGCCCGCCCCAGTTGCTGGCCGCCTGGGTGGCCGGAACGGGTACCGGCGTCGC belongs to Streptantibioticus cattleyicolor NRRL 8057 = DSM 46488 and includes:
- the glpK gene encoding glycerol kinase GlpK encodes the protein MADFVGAVDQGTTSSRFMIFDHDGNEVAKHQLEHTQILPRPGWVEHDPVEIWERTNVAIQNAVRAARIAASDLAAIGITNQRETTVVWDPRTGQPYCNAIVWQDTRTDTIASALDRDERGELIRRRAGLPPATYFSGGKLRWILENVDGVRAAAERGHALFGTTDSWVLWNLTGGPNGGIHATDVTNASRTMLMDLETLDWDDELLEIFGVPRAMLPRIHSSADPEAFGQARTSRPLRTPVPITAVLGDQQAATVGQVCFTPGEAKNTYGTGNFLLLNTGTEPVRSRHGLITTVCYRFGEGPAVYALEGSIAVTGSAVQWLRDQMRTIRDAAESETLARTVQDSGGIYFVPAFSGLFAPYWRSDARGAIVGLARYHTNGHLARATLESICYQSRDVVEAMAQDSGVRLDVLKVDGGVTANDLCMQTQADVLGVPVSRPVVAETTALGAAYAAGLAAGFWRDTDELREHWHESKRWEPRWSEERRAEGYAGWKKAVRRTLDWVEV
- a CDS encoding carbohydrate binding domain-containing protein, whose protein sequence is MTPTLRRRWRVALTAGVTAATATAVAAAMSPTAADAMASPAPAATAQLLTNPGFETGTLSGWNCSPQDKVVTTPVAEGSYALAATPSGGDYAQCAQTVAVRPGSTYTLTAQVQGSYVYLGATGTGTTDPSTWTSSASWAPLSTTFTTGPATTSVTVWVHGWYGQGTFGADALSLTGPPPADGTPTPTPTPTPTPTPTPTPTPPGGTGAFQHPAYLMPLDNSPQSVTDIVQGSGEKQFLLAFVLDSGGCTPAWDGDPAHTVAADTTVRADVDAVRAAGGDVAVSFGGYNGTELGASCGGPAALAAAYQQVVDAYRLTRIDLDWEGDDLDADMAVRWAAIKTLEQHDPGLDVTLTIPMTSVGLPDTGKDEIRQAIAAGARIDVVNIMDFDFGLTAGTETDAAETVADDVNTQLQALYGWDSATAWAHTSIQLMNGHTDQPSELFTQDTFTALLAFAQSKHVAAFTYWDVNRDRACDPNTEHRWADGACSSVPQNPWDFTRIVTRYTG
- a CDS encoding DUF2277 domain-containing protein; its protein translation is MCRSIRTLRPPMTPDVTEEEIHAAALQYVRKVSGFRAPAAHNRAAFDAAVTAVTDATRHLLASLEVRGAGPAAPRA
- a CDS encoding polysaccharide deacetylase family protein, whose product is MAAAALVATLGGGALTACGTHSGAHSTATSARVAPSSPATPSAAPASASAPAKPSRQPSGPSSPASSAPASDGKASAPAGKAPGTPSHPAGASGAAPGKAPGSSATVPLTISHGVEGGGKSVALTFDDGPDPRWTPQVLALLAKHHAKATFCEIGPNAQRYPYLTKEIVAAGDRLCDHSVHHDEKQSGKGFDYNVHEIVDAQNDIAGAAGNGGKVWYYRAPGGDFSPMIRGIAADHGLRPLGWTDDANDWRRPGVDGILRNVNSNLRPGAVILMHDGGGDRSQTVAALARLLDQLDAQGYGYAFPAR
- a CDS encoding glutamate--cysteine ligase family protein, producing the protein MGREVPRLDFTRDDRRRYREKMRACLDALALMLRGVRFDQEHPQVGLELELNLVDDDAEPAMRNTEVLRAIADPAWSTELGRFNLEVDIPPRTLTAGGPGDWEREVRAALNHAEARAAALGVHLIMVGILPTLRQQDVGITALSENPRYHLLNQQVFAARGEDLRIAIDGPDRLRTWAESITPEAACTSTQFHLQVAPLEFAACWNAAQAIAGVQVALAANSPFLFGKELWRETRIPLFEQATDTRAVELKEQGVRPRVWFGERWITSVFDLFEENVRYFPALLPICDEDDPLRTLQDGDTPALSELTLHNGTVYRWNRPVYDVVHGVPHLRVENRVLPAGPTMADVTANGAFYYGLVRALAEEERPVWSRMSFAAARDNLHAAARYGIDARLYWPGMGEVPAPELVLRRLLPLAHQGLERAGVDADWREPMLGIVEQRCVTGRNGATWQAEAFHAVDDRFNLGVHQALRRVTADYMEYMHLNVPVHTWPVD